TTGCTGCAAGAAAAACTGcactataaaaagaaaatatttaaagtcAAACATACTGCAAATGGAGGTGTTAAAGATGCCCTGTCATAGTGTATAATTTTCTAAAAAAATCTTACTTGTATTTCAGGATTTTTGGCATTTGCCTGTAAATACTGTGGATAAACTTTGCTTTTAAACCATGCTCACCTAAATACAGACTGTAAAGAATGAACTCTATGATTTCAGCCAGGATTACTTCCAactgtgggcctctgtggctcagactggtaagacagtctgttattaacagcagctgcttgctattactgcaggttcaagtcccaccaggcccaaggttgactcagccttccatcctttataaggtaggtaaaatgagaacccagattgttgggggcaataagttgactttgtatataatatacaaatggatgaagactattgcttgacataatgtaagccgccctgagtcttcggagaagggcgggatataaatgcaaataaaaaaaaaaaactgtgctaATTATTAAATGTGCCAAAAACACATTTTGCTTATTGTAGCTGCCTCAATGCAGAGTCTATATCCACATTCATAAGTTCCTTATCTACCACTTCACCAGCTAAAACACTATTTATATCACTTTATCTCCAACTGCTTCTACTAAGAAATAATTAATTCTTTTGAAGTAAATCTCAAATTACTGTGTGATAGGATTCATTACAAGCTGATTAATAATATTTCCACTAGTGTGGGGGTGGACTAAAAATTTCTGACAATATTTGTCAATGTCCTCTTTTTATTAATTGCTCTCGTTTGTTAAAATCAGGTCTCACTATAATAATGTAACATTTGAGGAAAAACACACAAGCCAAGAGCCCAGCACTGGAAGCCAAGATACAGAAAATCTCCACAGCCACTATGTATTTTCCTTTGGTGCTGATGTACGCAGGGACAAATGACAGCCACACGCTGCAAAATACCAGCATGCTGAATGTGATGGATTTGGtttcctggctgagggactctgggagttgaagtccacaagtcttaaagggaccaaggttggagacccctgtactaagatATTCAACAGGTTACACCTTCAAAGCTGTGACACATTCCTGTCAGACTCCAAAAATTAAGAAAAGCATATAATTTTTTCCaagcaaatttttaaaatatttttaatgttccttacttatagacagaatcttgccaaagtaAGGCAAACTGCCGTCCCCATAAAGCATATGCCCTGGGAACTATTAAAGAGGAGCTGTCTTTACCCTTTATCTGTCACACAAACAATCTGAATTGATTTTTCTCTTACTTTTCTAGAATGCACTcattccctcctgggaatccagactacattctctCACAATTCCTTTTGTTTCGATTTTATTTCAACaattccattcttctgaaaacccACTATTAAAAGATTTATTGTCTATACAGGAACCATAGATTAACAGAATGACTTGTTGCAAGAAAAGctgtaggattaaaaaaaaaaaggatttaaagtCAAATGTTGTGAATAAACTTGGTATTTAAACCATGTTCAGCTAAGTACAGACCCTAAAGAATGAACTGTATGATTTCAGCCAGGATTACTTCAAATTCTTCTAATTATGCCATGATAGCCACATTTTCCTTATCCCACCTGCTGTAAATCAGAGTCTATATCCATATTCATGATTTCCTCATGTACTATTGCACCAACTGATGAACTAGGTTTATTTGATTCAGAGTCTTATCTAAATACAACCAATTGCTGCAAACCTCAATGCATAATAGTTACATCTTTGGCTGATGTTGTGGATCTATTCCAAGCACCATGAAAATTGGCTATCTGATTTTTAATGTACCTCTCAAAATTGATGCCTCAAGGGATTTATCTCTCTTGGGCTATTCCCATGTTGGACAAAGACAAAAGGCAAGATTGCTTAACTAATTATCTTTATGAGATGCTCCTTTTTATTCAGATGGGGCCTCATGATGATAAtgtagcatttggggaaaaagacacAAGCCAGAAGCCCAGTGCTAGAGGCCAGGagggagaagatctccacagctacCATATATTTGCCTTTGGTGCTCACGTAGGCTGGGACAAAGGACAACCAGACACTACAAAAAACCAGCATGCTGAATGTGATAGATTTGGTTTCCTGGAAAGTATCTGGTAACTTCCTAGCTAGGAAAGCTGCAATAAAACTAACAATAGCCAGGAAACCCATAAAAGATAAAACACTATAAAACATGATATCTGACCCTTCATTGCATTCCACAACAATTTCAGAAATGAAGGAGTGTTTATCCATGTCTGGGAAAGGGGGTGAGGTTGCTAACCATACAGTACAAAGAAGAAATTGAATAAAGGAGCAGGAGAGAACAATGGAAAGGGCTAGACTTTTCCCAACCCATGTCCTCATCCTTGatcctggcttggtggccatgaatgCAAACACCACAACGACAGTTTTGGCCAACATACAAGAAACAGCCACAGTGAAGATGATCCCAAAAGAAGTCTGTCGAAGGAGGCAAGTCACCTTCATTGGTTGACCAATGAAAAGCAGAGagcaaagaaaggagaggaggagggagaggaggagggtatAGGAGAGGctgcggttgttggctttgatgaTGGGAGTGTTGTGATACTTCCTGAAGATTCCTAGCACCAATATTGTGATAAAGGAAAGCACAAGTGCCAGGGTCACTAAACTGGTCCCCAAAGACTCTTCATAAGTTAAGTAACTTATATCCTTTGGCATGCATAAATCCTGCTTGTTGTTTGGATATTGATCTTCTGGGCATTGGAAACAGTCATTTAGATCTGATAAATGAAATATCGAAAGTTAAATCAGGATATATTTTTGAGCCCTCCCTGTTTAGtatttcagatttaaaaaaataaatactggtAAATGTGTTGCAAATTTATCTCATGGTATGATTTGTTACAACAGATTTTCTTAATAAGTAATAAACTgtccatttttatttccttttttttttcacttcacaCATTGAAATGAGATAGCAAtccatatatataaaagcaaaataccactcacacatcatcacaaaatctccagaatcaTAAAACgtacaaatttgaaatttggcacatatgttcctcttggtttctaggtacttgttaagaaaggatttttgaaatgaccatcagatcattagtatttcttatattattattaacatactctgatgctaaggagttagatgttccccttccccatctgaaaagaactctgtgccAACTGCCACTTGGGTGTGGGCATGGGTAGCCTGTGACTCATCCAGCCTGAAGGCTGGGAGTTTAGACAGTCTACTACCCacctgaaagggagagaaggggataagataggagaggcttctgtggggcaagcctgagggagagaaggggagaggagaggccaatcataactAGTCATTAGTTTTCAAGCTGTacctgtcaatttatcaagccctatCACTTAGTTTCATAGCAGagcatgggtatccagctagtatttTAATAATTCATGTAGATCTCAATAGAGAGGAAACAGAGAAACTACATAAAACAACATTTTGaggtggatttttattttattttattttattgcttttttgaaaaattgaaagaaattttAAGAAGAATCTTAAGTCAGTTGAACATACAGTACTTTGATATCCAAATGTTCAGATACAGCCGATGTATTTCATGGGATCGCTTACCTATCTGATTTGTGATCTTTCCCTCTGGGCACCGAGTGCAGTTATAACAACAAAACGATCGCCCTTCGATCTTGGTCTTGCGGTAACCTGGCTTGCACTTCTCATTACAAAGTGAAAGAGGACGTTCCtttccagaaaagaaaagaaaaagatggctcaACAGAgagaatataactttttaaagactGGAGATCTGGAAATATCTTCAGTTGGCAGGTTGAACCATTGATTCAAGGAGAACCATTGAttcaaggggccgggatagctcaggctgttaagagcctgttattagaacacagtagcctgcaattactgaaggttcaagcccagcccaaggttgactcagccttccatcctttaaaaggtaggtaaaatgaggacctagattgttgggggggcaataagttgactttgtaaaaaaaaaatatgcaaatagaatgagactattgccttatacactgtaagccaccctgaatcttcggagatgggcgggatataaatgtaaacaaaaaaaaaaaatctgccacctTTTTAGAATACTGCAGTATAAaataggatttctttttttttccttctatttaattGCGTCCTGTTCACAGAAATtacttggacaagtccctgcagttttcttggcaagacttgAAGAATTGGTTTGCCACTGCTTCCTTTCTAAGGTTGAGAAAAGGTAACTGGTCAAagctcatccaactggctttttctctaagatggaactagaactcatgtttGCCATGTTTCCAACCTGATGGCAACCTGATGGGTTGTGTAGGAACAGACTGAGTCTTAGGAAATTAATTTACTGTATTGTTGCATTTGTTGGTcagtatgcatttttttttaatccaacagTTTGCAAATGGGATTGTACAGAGTTTGGTACCCTACAATGAATTAAATTTTGTGAGCCAAATTCTCTGTTATTTGCAATGGGGCCACAGATAGTGAACAGTTTTCTTTCTTATCCAGGAAATGTATTAACATTCATTGGATGAATGGATTATAATGGTGCCGGAATATGAACTTGCACCATAATTCCTCAAGTCTTTCCATTACTAAAAACTAAGAAAGAAGCGGATCATAAACCATTCCTGTCTTTCTGAAGGACTCATTGTTTTCCACATAATTACCCTGAGCACAAGCTTCACAAGCAAAAAACCAATCCACATGTCTGTCTACAGTATCTGGGCCATTCACAATAAAGTTTGAGCTGTATAACACTTTTGGGACAGTGGAAAGAAGTGCAACAGGACTCTACCTGATTAAACCAGCTGGGCCAAACCACCTCATGTTCATCAATAATCAAACATTTGTCAGTGGTTGCTGATGGGTCTATCTTTCCAACTATCTTTCTGAGAAAGGTCTGGTTTGAGAAGGTGATCCAGTTTATGATGTCAAATCCTGCCAGCAGTTCACCATTCTGGTCAAAAGAAATTTTTTCTCCAGCACTGTTGTTAAAAGATATACTTTGTAGAAAGCGGTGGAGCTAAACAGCAGTGAAGGaaatgaaaacatatatatttgtAGGACAGTCAGTAGCTAAAGTTCTCTTTCAAAACATGCTAATAATAACTcagcaattaaaatatttaatagttCAATAATATGACTTGTGAAATATTTATACTTACAGAAATGAACAATACACCTCtgaaacaatatattttttttcttatgagaAGAATAATGccatatattgaaaaaaaaaatcaatcttatAAAGATGATATAATACATCATTAAGGAAGTCTAACTATTTATCAAAAATAGAAAACTTATAAGAGTCAacacaataataaataatctcCTGAATGTCTGGGTCAAACAGAAAAAATAAGCTTAAGTTTACCCTTCTACTTCTTGCCTTGttattgaatattgaataagTTGTTGCACTAATAttaattaccttacagatgacccccaccctgttaaagaccttggagttttcatatccaatgacctaagtgccaaagcccactgcaactacacagcaaaaaaggctctaagagttgtaaacctaatcttgcatagcttctacactactaaccagagcatataaaacatttgctaggccaatccttgaatacagctcacctgtctggaaccctcaccacatttctgacatcaatacaattgaacgtgtccagaaatattttacaagaagagttctccactcctctgaaaacaacaaaataccttatcccaccagacttgaaatcctaggtttagaaaacttagaactccgtcgccttcgacaagacctaaatttaactcgtagaatcatctattgtaatgtctttcctgttaaagactgcttcagcttcaattgcaataatacaagagcaaccaacagatttaaacttaatgttaaccgcttcaatctagattgcagaaaatatgacttctgtaacagagttatcagtgcttggaacacattacctgactctgtggtctcttctcataatcccaaaagctttaaccaaaaactttctactattgatctcactccattcctaaaaggactataaggggcgtgcataagagcacaaacctgcctaccgttcctgtcctattgttttttattcttatacatatatgcttatacttgctcatatttcctcatatatatgtttatatactatataaccattttgtgtgatgcttatgtatattgttgtgacaaaaataaataaataaataaataaataaataatcagaatcTGAAAAGGTCAAATTCAATATGATAAAATGCATATTGAATTTGATTATGGTAGCAATAATTGgcatttcaaggggaaaa
Above is a window of Ahaetulla prasina isolate Xishuangbanna chromosome 4, ASM2864084v1, whole genome shotgun sequence DNA encoding:
- the LOC131197936 gene encoding vomeronasal type-2 receptor 26-like; translated protein: MLNLRALLRLSEYNEMPYNPKVWFMTAEVDFSSLPFQRYWDLNFIHGSITLAVHSKQVSAFQKFVRTRSPILDKEDGFLIQFWQQMFNCLLQGSVTDEEDVNICTGEEKLETLPVSVFETSMTAHSYSIYNAIYAIAHALNAMYSFQGQQRRMTRENFLSQQSWRERPLSLCNEKCKPGYRKTKIEGRSFCCYNCTRCPEGKITNQIDLNDCFQCPEDQYPNNKQDLCMPKDISYLTYEESLGTSLVTLALVLSFITILVLGIFRKYHNTPIIKANNRSLSYTLLLSLLLSFLCSLLFIGQPMKVTCLLRQTSFGIIFTVAVSCMLAKTVVVVFAFMATKPGSRMRTWVGKSLALSIVLSCSFIQFLLCTVWLATSPPFPDMDKHSFISEIVVECNEGSDIMFYSVLSFMGFLAIVSFIAAFLARKLPDTFQETKSITFSMLVFCSVWLSFVPAYVSTKGKYMVAVEIFSLLASSTGLLACVFFPKCYIIIMRPHLNKKEHLIKIIS